Within Prinia subflava isolate CZ2003 ecotype Zambia chromosome 10, Cam_Psub_1.2, whole genome shotgun sequence, the genomic segment AAACATGCTGGATGATGGAGTTTCCCTGATTGTTCCATAATCTTGTGTGTGCTTTTACTTCGAATAATTTCTTATGTGTATGAATtaatggtttgatttttttcaagtctAAGCttgtttaaattgtttttcataataaaatgtattttcagaacTGGCTGGAATAGGTTACTTTCGTAACTTAGTAAGCTATATTTCTGCCACTTTCATATAATAggtcattttttctttttattggaAATTGTATTTCCCAGTAGAACACTAGGGAAAGACTGGTTGTAAATTGTGACTGTTTGAGTGGTGGAAGTAACACACTTCTGCAATAAAATACTCATGTATTTCTCTTCTCAGTGTAAAATCCCTCAGACTCCTTGGGAGTCAGACTGTCTTGCCAGCTCTATTCAGCCCTCTGTGAGATGAAATTACAGTTAATGTTTCTAAGTCTTTCTCCTTTATATCTCAGGATCCCTCTTAGAACCGTTTGAGAAACACTACCTTAGCTGTATTTTATGAGTTTTGGAACTAATCAGGTTTCCTTCTGATCCCTACCTGTAAACTTCCTGATTTAATGGAGCTTGAGGGAGTCTGAAGTTACCTTCTCCAGGTTTTGTAACTCATTCTGTCATGTCTGAATGAAACTTCGAAGCTGGGTGATTATGGTCTCTGATCCTCAGCACCTTTTTTACCAAATCAAGACAAAGACAGGACTCTTCTCTGGACCTGTCTTAAAAGATGCCATGTGTAAgtaagaagaaatagaaaaaacattttcattcaaaaactcaattttatttccttttggttCAGAAAGCTCTGAAATACGTTGTTTAATAGGGTACTTTCATAGTTCAGCAGAGAGCAATTGATATCCATAAATGCTTAATATGTTGTTTAACATACAAATGTTAACGGATTGCTAAAGGTAGAGGCCGATGtacagagctgctgtttcagCAGCATCAGACAAGATGATTCCATCTCCAGGATAGGCAGGTTTCTTAAACATCTGTTCTTTGCAGAATGAACAGGTAACAAATTTTAAGGGGCAGTATGTGCTTTATTTGGTGTACAACAGTGAAGAATAGTGCTTTATCAGAACTATGACGGTTATCTGGTCCTAAGATCAAGTGTGGATGtcattttcagctttcttcCTGCATCTTAAAATGTACTTAAATACTGATAAAAAGCTTACAGAAAATATGCCCGCGTCCCGTTTCATAGGTTTCTTGAGGTAGCtgacacaaaaaagaaaatccacgTGACTTAGGTTGTATCTTCCACTAAATGATGTGCTAGGAAGAATTAAGTAAAGAGAGCATTTGCTTCTGCAGTAGTTTCAGTAATAGACTCATCATGGAGGGTTTGCAGACTACAAGTCCATTGGTACCTGTCCAAATATATGGATTCTTAGGAGGGAGAAGACAAAAGGTACTTTCAGTCCCATTACCTGATCCCTTAGTGCCAGCACTTGAGCCCTTGTGTCATAGCATAAGTTACGAGTCCTTTAATTTAGCAGTATGGCAGATCTTTATGTCTGTGTTGCATGCAGCTTCCTTTACCAGGCAGCCCtaaatccaaacaaaacctAGAACAGGCCCAAATAGCCTTTATAATTTCAGTGAGCCTGAGCAGGAATTTGATCTTCCATCTCCTGTGGCACCTTGTCAGTGATACAAAGCTCCCCCTTCAGCTTTTCCCCACTGCAGCACCGCAGCTGAATGACACATTTCAGGTGAGTGCTGACCTTGCCTTGCCACTGCAAACAAACGTCACCTGTCCTTTCTTACCTGACACCACACTGAGCATTTCCTCAcacagcatccctggaagtgtccaggctggatggagctttgagcaacctgatctagtggaaggtgtccctgtaTAGAGCAGAGGATTGGaacgagatgatctttaaggccccttccaacccaaaccattcgGTGATTTTGAGCACCTTCTCTGAAAAGAGGAGTGAAATAAGAGTCTTGTTCCACAACACAGGAACTGAGTAGAATGTGCTTTTGCATGATTCTCTGCTACTTCTTTAAACACCAAACTAGAACTGCTTTCATCTTGTTAGTGTTGTTTCCCCACCTCAGAATGTGATCACGTATCACAGTCAAACCAGAAGCTTTAATTGTTCAGCACAGTGCAATTCATACCCATGTCATTTTTAATCTCCATTCTAAATTCCTAGAGCAGCAACATCTCATTCAGGAGTGATTCTTCGTTCTGCAGATAAGGACAGACTCATGCTTGCCTTGGAAGTGATTGCTATTTACAATCCTTCCCTCCTGAAGTAGCTTCAAAATCAATTGGAAAATCATTTTGCTTCAAGAATAAGCATCTTGATCCCTGCCATCATACAAGTTCTAAGCACAAATCAGTCTTTATTTCTCCTGGAACTCCATACAAATACCTTATTGCAGATAATAGCTTTTCCTTATTGATTTATTAATTTGTGCTCTGCCGTATTTTTCTGTCATCACTTTGCTCCCCTTCTAAGAAAGCTTTCAGTGCTACAGTAGCCAACAGGGATAATACCATCACCATTGTTCCCACTACCCTCAGTACCTTAAACCACCTGGGGTAAGTAGGAAGAAGGGAAATGTCATAATGCAGCGCTATCCCTAAGGCCAGCATGACCATTACTGCTCCCTGCGTGACATCCTTGAACAGCAAGGCTTGGCAGGCGAGCAGGGCAGGAACGGTGCCGTTAGCCAGGTTCAGCCAGTCGGGCTTGGCGGGGCTGTTCTCCGGGAGGGCAAACCCCCACCTCATTCCCCCCAGGAACGACGCTGTTACAGCACCATAGGCAACCTGAGCAGAGGCCAGCTCGGGGTGGAAAGCGCCCTGCACGGCCATGGCCAGCGGCACGGCCACAAACGGGATCAGCCCCCCCAGGCTTAAGTACAGCGCTGGCTTGGGAGAATCCTTCAGTGATTCCAGGCTTTTTTGAGATTCTGCCTCAGGTTCTGCGGGGGTTTTCTTCTTgaaggcagggagagaggtgtGAAAAGTCTGGAGCTTGGTTGTGTAAACTGATGCTGGTTTGAGGCTCAGAGCTGTTGACAGAGGATGCGCATCTCTCCGCAGACAGGAGGCCAAGGAAGACCAAGTTGTCTCATTCTTCCCATAGAGCAGCAGACTGGGACCAGTTAACTTCTGCAGCTGCAAGCACAAAACTTGTTCTGAACACTGCACAGTGCAGGCTTACAGATCTGCAGGTACCTAAACCACCTACTGAATATTGTACCACGTGGTTTTCCAGGTCaggtcacagcacagctgtcCTTGCTTTTGAATTTCAAGTGGTTTTAACTGAACTGGTGGAGGTACCCAATGCAGCTGATGAAGAGCAACTGAGCTCTCCAGAGTGCACAAGCAAAGTTCACTCAGTGCCCACCTCTCCCTCCCTACACACATGCATTCTCCAGGCACTTTTAAGATATATCAGTCCTTTTCAgagtaaaatacaaaatagtTTCATACAGAGCCAAAATAGGGTCACCCCAGAAACCAGCTACTGTCCCCTCACTACTCCATCAAGAAGCAATTTGAGACAATAAAATTTggttttataaaagaaatagcATTACCTAAAAGTGCTGTAGAAACAACGAACTATTCCAGAAAAGGTGAGTAATAAACTCCAATTTggaagctgttttttttttcaaagttgcAGTCCTATCTTTTGCTATTTCACTTTTAAgtataatcagaaaaaaaaaagccttcagtAAACTTACTTTCAAAGGTGTGTTGAAGCAGCATCGTTGTATGAGAGGAAACATACTTGTTTTGTCAATGccctaaaacagaaaaaaacacaacataATCTGGAACCGATAAATCACTGAGTTGGTCTGATGCTCAAGGTTCAGTCTACACGTATCAAATACAAAAGCCTTACAGGTGTATaaagatagatagatagatagatagatagatagatagatagatagatagatagatagatagatagatagataggtAGATTATATATGGACTCAATCAGTACTTGCCCACTGCAATACTGAGTTTCAAGCAGCTTTATGAACTGAAACGCTAAGGTTGTATTAACTGTTGCAAGAGCAACTTCTAGTTAAAGAACTGAGTATCAGGGAACAAGTGATGGTTTTCCGTTCATGCATCATCTCCTCTTCACGGGATAATGGCTGCACAAAGATTATAAAGCAGCAATTCCTCACACGCCGAAAAGGCGAtccttgattttaaaaaaaaggagtggAAAAGCTATCCCCTCCAAGTTGTACCAGGCAAGCTCCCTGCCGGGGTACGCCACTCACCTCACCTCACTTCCCCTCAGGAGAAGGTGGGCGGCTCGCCTTGGATTTGACTCCGTAGTTCCCGGTCCTGCTGCGCCGGGAAAGAAAGGCGGCTCCACGCAGCCAAACTCCCCTGACGGTGGGCGAAGGTAGCGGAGAATAGATGTATATTCCAGAGGAAGGCAGGCCCGCTCCGCCCACCGGAGACCGGGCAGGACTCACCAGGTGCCGCCACCGCCCCGGACCCGCACGCTGTGCCGGATTCCGGTGCCCCCATAAGCGCTCCGAAGCCGTCCGGTGCTCAGCGCTACCGGTCCGGGCGGGAACCGGCGCGGACCACCGTGTTCCGCCAGGCCGGGAAAGGGCCCACCGAGCCGATACCGGAGGCAGTAGCCCCGGTCACTCTCAGCCCGACTGCTGCGGTCGGTCTGGCAGAGGAGCAACACGCTGCTCTCCTGCCCGTGGGACAGAACCTCTTCTGAGGAGCAGTGCGATCTGCAGAAAGCACTGCTTTCTGTCTTCCGGCATCACGGCATCGGGCAAGCCTTTCACAGGCGGACTACAAATCCCAATCCGCCCTGCGGCGCGGCGCCCGCCTGCCTGCACGGCGGAGGTGGCGCGCAGGCTTCTGGGACGCGTAGTCTGCGGCTGCTTCCGACAGGCGGTGACGGGGGCGGTGCGAGCCCAAGGCTCTGATTGGCGGGCGGGAGGCGcgggggcagggaaggggagccgGGGGCGTGTCCCTTCCGCGTgctcggccccgccccctccggcccccggccgggcagggctgggcggCCATTTTGGGCAGAGCTTTGTTATGGTTGTGGGGCCGCCGGAGCCGCGCCAGGGCCCGCCCGGTGAGTgcggcccccgcgccgcccccgccgcgccccccgcgccccccgcgcctTCACCCGGCCCCTGCCGCCCCCaggcccgccccgccgccccccgcggcACCGCGGGCTCGGTGCGGCCCGGGAGCGGCCTCCCGCCAGGCcggcccccccccccccagccccccgcGTTCGGTCCCGCGGCCGCGGCGGCTCCGTGGGGGGGCAGCGCGAGGTCcccgcgggcagggccgggccggggtgGGCGGTGGGGGCCGGGGCTCTGCGGTTTATTGTTTCCTGTTCAGCCGGGAAGTTCGTAGCGCTGACACTGCCGGAGCTGAGCTCCTGTCATGAGGCCGTCCGtgagcggggcggggggggcgggccggggcggcgggtGAGTCCCGGGTGCCGGGCAGGGGCGACCCCGCTGTAGGCTGGAAACGAAACTGGGCGGCCCGGCCGTTTCCCTGGGGCTCCTCCCGGGCCGCGCTTCCCGGCTGCCCCCGGCGGGAAGGGGCGGTCGGCGCCCGGCAGTGACACGTGTGCTGCGGGCAGCGGGGGCTCGGCTCGTTGTGCCCGCTGCCAGCGAGGCTGGGAAACTCGTCAGGTGCCGCTCGGTGTCTGCTCGTAGGGAAACAGCGCCTGGCCCGAGCATGAGGCGGCTCTTTCCGGCGTGAAAGTTATTTCCGTGTGTCCGGTGTGTTCTGTGCCCCCTTGGCCTAAGGTCTTGCTTGGTTTAACTTcaagggctggggctggactTGATCAGAACGCGCCTGGCGTTTCAAATATCCATTTAAGACTTTGAATTCAGTTCAGTTTAGTAACGAGCTGTTTTGGAACGATTTTAGAGCAGTCAGTGGGTGTCTGCACAATTAGGAGTTTTTAAACAGCTTTAGAGGAACAGTAGCTATTTAAATTCTTGTAAGTAATGATGGAATGGTTTAAGAGTGTTGCTTAAAGATCTTTTTATATTAACATGACCAGGTAGGTCAGCCTGCCTTTCCCCGCCCCCGAGCTGTGAGTGACACAAGTGTTAGTAATGTTGATAATACCCTGAAACGTTGCAAGTGCCTGAGCAAAGTGTGGAAATAGCAAAGAGGGGGAATGGAGATAACAGCTGAGATAATTGGAGTGCCATCAAAGCTGAGTTTACTGTAGAGTTGACATTGCTTCTATAAAAATGTTAGGTGGTTATGAAAAAAGCTTAT encodes:
- the TMEM69 gene encoding transmembrane protein 69 gives rise to the protein MFPLIQRCCFNTPLKLQKLTGPSLLLYGKNETTWSSLASCLRRDAHPLSTALSLKPASVYTTKLQTFHTSLPAFKKKTPAEPEAESQKSLESLKDSPKPALYLSLGGLIPFVAVPLAMAVQGAFHPELASAQVAYGAVTASFLGGMRWGFALPENSPAKPDWLNLANGTVPALLACQALLFKDVTQGAVMVMLALGIALHYDISLLPTYPRWFKVLRVVGTMVMVLSLLATVALKAFLEGEQSDDRKIRQSTN